From Pseudomonas poae, the proteins below share one genomic window:
- a CDS encoding aldehyde dehydrogenase produces MLDVPLLIGGQSCPARDGRTFERRNPVTGEVVSRVAAATLEDADAAVAAAQAAFPAWAALAPNERRTRLLTAAEQLQARSAEFIAAAGETGAMANWYGFNVRLAANILREAASMTTQITGDVIPSDVPGSFAMALRQPCGVVLGIAPWNAPVILATRAIAMPLACGNTVVLKASELSPAVHRLIGQVLQDAGLGDGVVNVISNAPADAAAIVERLIANPAVRRVNFTGSTHVGRIVGELSARHLKPALLELGGKAPLLVLDDADLDAAVAAAAFGAYFNQGQICMSTERLIVDAKVADAFVAKLAAKVATLCAGDPAAPESVLGSLVDASAGTRIKALIDDALAKGAQLVAGGQLDGSILQPTLIDGVTEHMRLYREESFGPVAVLLRGDGDEALLRLANDSEFGLSAAIFSRDTGRALALAQRVESGICHINGPTVHDEAQMPFGGVKSSGYGSFGGKASIEHFTQLRWVTLQHGPRHYPI; encoded by the coding sequence ATGCTGGACGTGCCCCTGTTGATCGGCGGCCAGTCGTGCCCTGCACGCGACGGCCGAACCTTCGAACGTCGCAACCCGGTGACCGGCGAAGTGGTCTCGCGGGTCGCCGCTGCCACCCTGGAGGACGCTGACGCCGCCGTGGCCGCCGCCCAGGCTGCGTTCCCCGCGTGGGCAGCGCTGGCGCCCAACGAACGCCGCACCCGGTTGCTTACGGCGGCCGAGCAATTGCAGGCGCGTAGCGCCGAATTTATCGCGGCCGCCGGCGAGACCGGCGCCATGGCCAACTGGTATGGCTTCAACGTGCGCCTGGCGGCCAACATCCTGCGCGAAGCGGCGTCGATGACCACCCAAATCACCGGCGATGTAATCCCCTCCGATGTGCCCGGCAGCTTCGCCATGGCCTTGCGTCAGCCATGCGGCGTGGTGTTGGGTATCGCACCGTGGAACGCCCCGGTCATCCTCGCGACCCGCGCTATTGCGATGCCGCTCGCCTGCGGCAATACCGTGGTGCTCAAGGCCTCGGAGCTGAGCCCGGCGGTGCACCGTCTGATCGGCCAGGTGCTGCAGGACGCCGGCCTGGGTGACGGTGTGGTCAACGTCATCAGCAACGCCCCGGCGGATGCCGCCGCGATTGTCGAACGGCTGATCGCCAACCCGGCGGTGCGGCGGGTCAATTTCACCGGCTCGACCCATGTCGGGCGGATTGTCGGCGAACTGTCGGCGCGTCACCTCAAGCCGGCGTTACTGGAATTGGGCGGCAAGGCGCCGCTGCTGGTGCTCGACGACGCTGATTTGGACGCGGCGGTGGCGGCAGCGGCCTTTGGTGCCTATTTCAACCAGGGGCAGATCTGCATGTCCACCGAGCGCCTGATTGTCGACGCCAAGGTCGCCGATGCGTTTGTCGCCAAGCTGGCGGCCAAGGTTGCGACCCTGTGCGCCGGTGATCCCGCTGCGCCGGAGTCGGTGCTGGGCTCGCTGGTGGACGCCAGTGCCGGAACGCGCATCAAGGCCCTGATCGACGATGCGCTGGCCAAGGGCGCGCAGCTGGTAGCCGGTGGTCAACTGGACGGCAGCATCCTGCAACCGACCCTGATCGATGGCGTCACCGAGCACATGCGCCTGTACCGCGAAGAGTCCTTCGGCCCGGTGGCGGTGCTGCTGCGCGGTGACGGCGATGAGGCATTGTTGCGCCTGGCCAACGACTCCGAATTCGGTTTGTCGGCGGCGATCTTCAGCCGCGATACCGGCCGTGCCCTGGCCCTGGCGCAACGGGTGGAGTCGGGCATTTGCCACATCAACGGCCCGACCGTGCATGACGAGGCGCAGATGCCCTTTGGTGGGGTCAAGTCCAGCGGCTATGGCAGCTTTGGCGGCAAGGCGTCGATCGAGCACTTCACGCAATTGCGCTGGGTGACCTTGCAGCATGGGCCACGGCACTACCCGATCTGA